From a region of the Andrena cerasifolii isolate SP2316 chromosome 13, iyAndCera1_principal, whole genome shotgun sequence genome:
- the Thrrs gene encoding threonine--tRNA ligase isoform X3 has protein sequence MFDSMCDDVVNNVQNLNLKEEKAKMKHSKKKTAAIDEKAISELNPWPSYIQERIALWDKLKAEYVESLAAKSPSDIEVTLPDGRQVEAQSWRITPYEIAKNISQGLADNTIIAKVNNVLWDLDRPLESDCKLEFLKFDHPDAQQVFWHSSAHILGETMERVYGGCLCYGPPIENGFYYDMYLGDKGISKLEFPFLDGVCKSIVKEKQAFERLEMKKEDLLEMFKYNEFKVRIINEKIHTPTTTVYRCGPLIDLCRGPHIRHTGKVKAIKITKNSSTYWEGNASAESLQRLYGISFPDNKQLKEWEKFQEEAAKRDHRKIGREQELFFFHELSPGSCFFQPRGAYVYNTLIEFIRAEYRKRGFQEVVTPNIYNSKLWQTSGHWQHYAENMFSFDVEKETYALKPMNCPGHCMIFDVRNRSWRELPLRMADFGVLHRNEVSGALTGLTRVRRFQQDDAHIFCSVDQIKDEMIAALDFLRHVYSVFGFTFNLCLSTRPEKYMGDLAMWDEAEKALAESLDAFGEPWKLNPEDGAFYGPKIDITITDALKRAHQCATIQLDFQLPIRFNLSYVNETGEKTRPVIIHRAILGSVERMIAILTESYAGKWPFWLSPRQAVVIPVSSQFDEYAFQVKDKLWNAGFMVEVDTDASDTLNKKIRNGQLAQFNFILVVGEKELNAGTVNVRTRDNVVHGEVLVDDLAKKFKLFKETKDRNCEENF, from the exons ATGTTCGACAGCATGTGCGACGACGTGGTGAATAACGTGCAAAATCTCAATTTAAAGGAGGAAAAG GCGAAGATGAAGCACTCGAAGAAGAAGACTGCCGCTATCGACGAAAAAGCGATCTCCGAATTGAATCCCTGGCCGAGTTACATTCAG GAACGTATCGCTCTGTGGGATAAACTGAAAGCAGAATACGTCGAGTCGCTGGCCGCAAAGTCGCCCAGCGACATAGAAGTAACTCTTCCCGACGGAAGGCAAGTCGAGGCCCAATCGTGGCGCATAACGCCGTACGAAATCGCGAAGAACATTAGCCAGGGTCTGGCGGATAACACGATTATCGCCAAAGTCAACAACGTGCTGTGGGATCTGGACAGGCCATTAGAGTCCGACTGTAAACTCGAGTTTCTTAAGTTCGACCATCCAGATGCCCAGCAAGTCTTTTGGCATTCCAGCGCGCACATCTTGGGAGAGACTATGGAGAGAGTGTACGGAGGCTGTTTATGTTACGGCCCGCCGATAGAGAACGGATTCTATTACGATATGTACCTGGGCGACAAAGGGATCTCGAAATTGGAGTTCCCGTTCTTGGACGGTGTCTGCAAGAGTATAGTTAAAGAGAAACAGGCCTTCGAGAGATTGGAGATGAAGAAGGAGGATCTCTTGGAGATGTTCAAGTACAATGAATTTAAGGTGCGAATTATTAATGAGAAAATACACACGCCCACCACCACGGTGTACAGGTGTGGGCCTTTGATCGATTTATGTAGAGGGCCACACATTAGACACACTGGAAAGGTGAAAGCCATCAAGATCACCAAGAACTCCTCCACTTACTGGGAAGGAAACGCCAGCGCGGAATCGCTGCAGAGGCTTTACGGCATCAGCTTTCCGGACAATAAGCAGCTAAAGGAATGGGAGAAGTTTCAGGAGGAAGCTGCCAAACGAGATCACAGAAAGATAGGAAGGGAGCAAGAGCTATTCTTCTTCCACGAGCTTTCTCCAGGATCGTGCTTCTTTCAGCCGCGCGGAGCGTACGTCTATAACACTCTGATCGAGTTTATTCGCGCGGAATATAGGAAGAGAGGTTTCCAAGAAGTAGTTACACCGAATATTTATAATAGCAAATTGTGGCAGACGTCTGGCCACTGGCAGCATTACGCGGAGAACATGTTCTCCTTCGACGTCGAGAAGGAGACCTACGCGCTGAAGCCAATGAACTGCCCGGGTCATTGCATGATCTTCGACGTTCGTAATAGATCCTGGCGCGAGTTGCCGTTGAGAATGGCTGACTTCGGAGTGCTGCATCGGAACGAAGTGTCCGGCGCGTTGACTGGGCTCACTAGAGTCAGGCGGTTCCAGCAGGACGATGCGCATATATTCTGCTCAGTTGATCAGATTAAAGACGAGATGATAGCCGCGCTTGATTTCCTGCGACACGTGTACTCCGTGTTCGGGTTCACGTTCAATCTGTGCCTGTCCACGAGGCCTGAGAAGTACATGGGGGATCTAGCCATGTGGGATGAGGCCGAGAAAGCGTTAGCTGAAAGCTTGGACGCTTTCGGGGAACCGTGGAAGCTGAATCCAGAAGATGGGGCGTTTTATGGCCCAAAGATCGATATAACTATCACGGACGCGTTGAAACGGGCCCACCAATGCGCTACCATTCAGTTGGACTTCCAGCTGCCGATCAGATTTAATCTGTCTTACGTTAACGAAACTGGGGAGAAAACCAGGCCCGTGATCATTCACAGAGCCATTCTGGGCTCCGTGGAAAGGATGATCGCGATCCTTACCGAATCGTACGCTGGGAAGTGGCCGTTCTGGTTGTCCCCTCGGCAAGCAGTAGTCATTCCAGTAAGTTCCCAATTCGACGAGTACGCGTTCCAGGTGAAAGACAAACTTTGGAACGCTGGGTTCATGGTGGAGGTCGATACGGACGCGAGCGACACTTTGAACAAGAAAATACGGAACGGGCAACTTGCGCAATTCAACTTCATCCTTG TTGTCGGAGAGAAAGAGCTCAACGCTGGCACAGTGAATGTAAGAACCAGGGACAACGTGGTGCACGGGGAAGTTCTCGTGGACGATTTAGCAAAGAAGTTCAAGCTGTTCAAAGAAACGAAGGATCGAAATTGCGAGGAGAACTTTTAA
- the Thrrs gene encoding threonine--tRNA ligase isoform X2, with translation MLTSLRVCSYKNLYNVSKRTHAWAKMKHSKKKTAAIDEKAISELNPWPSYIQERIALWDKLKAEYVESLAAKSPSDIEVTLPDGRQVEAQSWRITPYEIAKNISQGLADNTIIAKVNNVLWDLDRPLESDCKLEFLKFDHPDAQQVFWHSSAHILGETMERVYGGCLCYGPPIENGFYYDMYLGDKGISKLEFPFLDGVCKSIVKEKQAFERLEMKKEDLLEMFKYNEFKVRIINEKIHTPTTTVYRCGPLIDLCRGPHIRHTGKVKAIKITKNSSTYWEGNASAESLQRLYGISFPDNKQLKEWEKFQEEAAKRDHRKIGREQELFFFHELSPGSCFFQPRGAYVYNTLIEFIRAEYRKRGFQEVVTPNIYNSKLWQTSGHWQHYAENMFSFDVEKETYALKPMNCPGHCMIFDVRNRSWRELPLRMADFGVLHRNEVSGALTGLTRVRRFQQDDAHIFCSVDQIKDEMIAALDFLRHVYSVFGFTFNLCLSTRPEKYMGDLAMWDEAEKALAESLDAFGEPWKLNPEDGAFYGPKIDITITDALKRAHQCATIQLDFQLPIRFNLSYVNETGEKTRPVIIHRAILGSVERMIAILTESYAGKWPFWLSPRQAVVIPVSSQFDEYAFQVKDKLWNAGFMVEVDTDASDTLNKKIRNGQLAQFNFILVVGEKELNAGTVNVRTRDNVVHGEVLVDDLAKKFKLFKETKDRNCEENF, from the exons ATGTTGACGAGTTTACGTGTTTGCAGTTATAAAAACTTGTACAACGTTTCTAAGCGGACACATGCTTGG GCGAAGATGAAGCACTCGAAGAAGAAGACTGCCGCTATCGACGAAAAAGCGATCTCCGAATTGAATCCCTGGCCGAGTTACATTCAG GAACGTATCGCTCTGTGGGATAAACTGAAAGCAGAATACGTCGAGTCGCTGGCCGCAAAGTCGCCCAGCGACATAGAAGTAACTCTTCCCGACGGAAGGCAAGTCGAGGCCCAATCGTGGCGCATAACGCCGTACGAAATCGCGAAGAACATTAGCCAGGGTCTGGCGGATAACACGATTATCGCCAAAGTCAACAACGTGCTGTGGGATCTGGACAGGCCATTAGAGTCCGACTGTAAACTCGAGTTTCTTAAGTTCGACCATCCAGATGCCCAGCAAGTCTTTTGGCATTCCAGCGCGCACATCTTGGGAGAGACTATGGAGAGAGTGTACGGAGGCTGTTTATGTTACGGCCCGCCGATAGAGAACGGATTCTATTACGATATGTACCTGGGCGACAAAGGGATCTCGAAATTGGAGTTCCCGTTCTTGGACGGTGTCTGCAAGAGTATAGTTAAAGAGAAACAGGCCTTCGAGAGATTGGAGATGAAGAAGGAGGATCTCTTGGAGATGTTCAAGTACAATGAATTTAAGGTGCGAATTATTAATGAGAAAATACACACGCCCACCACCACGGTGTACAGGTGTGGGCCTTTGATCGATTTATGTAGAGGGCCACACATTAGACACACTGGAAAGGTGAAAGCCATCAAGATCACCAAGAACTCCTCCACTTACTGGGAAGGAAACGCCAGCGCGGAATCGCTGCAGAGGCTTTACGGCATCAGCTTTCCGGACAATAAGCAGCTAAAGGAATGGGAGAAGTTTCAGGAGGAAGCTGCCAAACGAGATCACAGAAAGATAGGAAGGGAGCAAGAGCTATTCTTCTTCCACGAGCTTTCTCCAGGATCGTGCTTCTTTCAGCCGCGCGGAGCGTACGTCTATAACACTCTGATCGAGTTTATTCGCGCGGAATATAGGAAGAGAGGTTTCCAAGAAGTAGTTACACCGAATATTTATAATAGCAAATTGTGGCAGACGTCTGGCCACTGGCAGCATTACGCGGAGAACATGTTCTCCTTCGACGTCGAGAAGGAGACCTACGCGCTGAAGCCAATGAACTGCCCGGGTCATTGCATGATCTTCGACGTTCGTAATAGATCCTGGCGCGAGTTGCCGTTGAGAATGGCTGACTTCGGAGTGCTGCATCGGAACGAAGTGTCCGGCGCGTTGACTGGGCTCACTAGAGTCAGGCGGTTCCAGCAGGACGATGCGCATATATTCTGCTCAGTTGATCAGATTAAAGACGAGATGATAGCCGCGCTTGATTTCCTGCGACACGTGTACTCCGTGTTCGGGTTCACGTTCAATCTGTGCCTGTCCACGAGGCCTGAGAAGTACATGGGGGATCTAGCCATGTGGGATGAGGCCGAGAAAGCGTTAGCTGAAAGCTTGGACGCTTTCGGGGAACCGTGGAAGCTGAATCCAGAAGATGGGGCGTTTTATGGCCCAAAGATCGATATAACTATCACGGACGCGTTGAAACGGGCCCACCAATGCGCTACCATTCAGTTGGACTTCCAGCTGCCGATCAGATTTAATCTGTCTTACGTTAACGAAACTGGGGAGAAAACCAGGCCCGTGATCATTCACAGAGCCATTCTGGGCTCCGTGGAAAGGATGATCGCGATCCTTACCGAATCGTACGCTGGGAAGTGGCCGTTCTGGTTGTCCCCTCGGCAAGCAGTAGTCATTCCAGTAAGTTCCCAATTCGACGAGTACGCGTTCCAGGTGAAAGACAAACTTTGGAACGCTGGGTTCATGGTGGAGGTCGATACGGACGCGAGCGACACTTTGAACAAGAAAATACGGAACGGGCAACTTGCGCAATTCAACTTCATCCTTG TTGTCGGAGAGAAAGAGCTCAACGCTGGCACAGTGAATGTAAGAACCAGGGACAACGTGGTGCACGGGGAAGTTCTCGTGGACGATTTAGCAAAGAAGTTCAAGCTGTTCAAAGAAACGAAGGATCGAAATTGCGAGGAGAACTTTTAA
- the Thrrs gene encoding threonine--tRNA ligase isoform X1, with protein sequence MLMVTRTLLTIQQKMDISEKLERGATARSLAEKYKVSCGTIRRIRREGISYECFGSHGAHVLKRKRMRRAVYEDVEDHLYRWFVERSELGDTLTDLILQKRAMEISNEIGAPSEFQASRGWLNRFKERHNINLAKMKHSKKKTAAIDEKAISELNPWPSYIQERIALWDKLKAEYVESLAAKSPSDIEVTLPDGRQVEAQSWRITPYEIAKNISQGLADNTIIAKVNNVLWDLDRPLESDCKLEFLKFDHPDAQQVFWHSSAHILGETMERVYGGCLCYGPPIENGFYYDMYLGDKGISKLEFPFLDGVCKSIVKEKQAFERLEMKKEDLLEMFKYNEFKVRIINEKIHTPTTTVYRCGPLIDLCRGPHIRHTGKVKAIKITKNSSTYWEGNASAESLQRLYGISFPDNKQLKEWEKFQEEAAKRDHRKIGREQELFFFHELSPGSCFFQPRGAYVYNTLIEFIRAEYRKRGFQEVVTPNIYNSKLWQTSGHWQHYAENMFSFDVEKETYALKPMNCPGHCMIFDVRNRSWRELPLRMADFGVLHRNEVSGALTGLTRVRRFQQDDAHIFCSVDQIKDEMIAALDFLRHVYSVFGFTFNLCLSTRPEKYMGDLAMWDEAEKALAESLDAFGEPWKLNPEDGAFYGPKIDITITDALKRAHQCATIQLDFQLPIRFNLSYVNETGEKTRPVIIHRAILGSVERMIAILTESYAGKWPFWLSPRQAVVIPVSSQFDEYAFQVKDKLWNAGFMVEVDTDASDTLNKKIRNGQLAQFNFILVVGEKELNAGTVNVRTRDNVVHGEVLVDDLAKKFKLFKETKDRNCEENF encoded by the exons ATGTTGATGGTTACGAGAACACTGCTGACAATACAGCAGAAAATGGACATCTCCGAGAAGCTGGAGCGTGGAGCGACCGCACGGAGTTTAGCTGAAAAATACAAGGTGTCCTGCGGCACCATCCGCCGCATTCGCCGAGAGGGAATATCGTACGAGTGTTTCGGGAGTCACGGGGCTCACGTATTAAAACGCAAAAGGATGAGGAGGGCTGTGTACGAAGACGTAGAAGATCATTTGTACCGGTGGTTTGTGGAACGCAGCGAGCTGGGAGATACGCTTACAGATCTGATACTCCAGAAACGGGCGATGGAAATCAGCAATGAAATCGGAGCACCGTCTGAATTCCAAGCCAGTAGGGGCTGGTTGAACAGATTCAAGGAGCGGCACAACATCAACCTC GCGAAGATGAAGCACTCGAAGAAGAAGACTGCCGCTATCGACGAAAAAGCGATCTCCGAATTGAATCCCTGGCCGAGTTACATTCAG GAACGTATCGCTCTGTGGGATAAACTGAAAGCAGAATACGTCGAGTCGCTGGCCGCAAAGTCGCCCAGCGACATAGAAGTAACTCTTCCCGACGGAAGGCAAGTCGAGGCCCAATCGTGGCGCATAACGCCGTACGAAATCGCGAAGAACATTAGCCAGGGTCTGGCGGATAACACGATTATCGCCAAAGTCAACAACGTGCTGTGGGATCTGGACAGGCCATTAGAGTCCGACTGTAAACTCGAGTTTCTTAAGTTCGACCATCCAGATGCCCAGCAAGTCTTTTGGCATTCCAGCGCGCACATCTTGGGAGAGACTATGGAGAGAGTGTACGGAGGCTGTTTATGTTACGGCCCGCCGATAGAGAACGGATTCTATTACGATATGTACCTGGGCGACAAAGGGATCTCGAAATTGGAGTTCCCGTTCTTGGACGGTGTCTGCAAGAGTATAGTTAAAGAGAAACAGGCCTTCGAGAGATTGGAGATGAAGAAGGAGGATCTCTTGGAGATGTTCAAGTACAATGAATTTAAGGTGCGAATTATTAATGAGAAAATACACACGCCCACCACCACGGTGTACAGGTGTGGGCCTTTGATCGATTTATGTAGAGGGCCACACATTAGACACACTGGAAAGGTGAAAGCCATCAAGATCACCAAGAACTCCTCCACTTACTGGGAAGGAAACGCCAGCGCGGAATCGCTGCAGAGGCTTTACGGCATCAGCTTTCCGGACAATAAGCAGCTAAAGGAATGGGAGAAGTTTCAGGAGGAAGCTGCCAAACGAGATCACAGAAAGATAGGAAGGGAGCAAGAGCTATTCTTCTTCCACGAGCTTTCTCCAGGATCGTGCTTCTTTCAGCCGCGCGGAGCGTACGTCTATAACACTCTGATCGAGTTTATTCGCGCGGAATATAGGAAGAGAGGTTTCCAAGAAGTAGTTACACCGAATATTTATAATAGCAAATTGTGGCAGACGTCTGGCCACTGGCAGCATTACGCGGAGAACATGTTCTCCTTCGACGTCGAGAAGGAGACCTACGCGCTGAAGCCAATGAACTGCCCGGGTCATTGCATGATCTTCGACGTTCGTAATAGATCCTGGCGCGAGTTGCCGTTGAGAATGGCTGACTTCGGAGTGCTGCATCGGAACGAAGTGTCCGGCGCGTTGACTGGGCTCACTAGAGTCAGGCGGTTCCAGCAGGACGATGCGCATATATTCTGCTCAGTTGATCAGATTAAAGACGAGATGATAGCCGCGCTTGATTTCCTGCGACACGTGTACTCCGTGTTCGGGTTCACGTTCAATCTGTGCCTGTCCACGAGGCCTGAGAAGTACATGGGGGATCTAGCCATGTGGGATGAGGCCGAGAAAGCGTTAGCTGAAAGCTTGGACGCTTTCGGGGAACCGTGGAAGCTGAATCCAGAAGATGGGGCGTTTTATGGCCCAAAGATCGATATAACTATCACGGACGCGTTGAAACGGGCCCACCAATGCGCTACCATTCAGTTGGACTTCCAGCTGCCGATCAGATTTAATCTGTCTTACGTTAACGAAACTGGGGAGAAAACCAGGCCCGTGATCATTCACAGAGCCATTCTGGGCTCCGTGGAAAGGATGATCGCGATCCTTACCGAATCGTACGCTGGGAAGTGGCCGTTCTGGTTGTCCCCTCGGCAAGCAGTAGTCATTCCAGTAAGTTCCCAATTCGACGAGTACGCGTTCCAGGTGAAAGACAAACTTTGGAACGCTGGGTTCATGGTGGAGGTCGATACGGACGCGAGCGACACTTTGAACAAGAAAATACGGAACGGGCAACTTGCGCAATTCAACTTCATCCTTG TTGTCGGAGAGAAAGAGCTCAACGCTGGCACAGTGAATGTAAGAACCAGGGACAACGTGGTGCACGGGGAAGTTCTCGTGGACGATTTAGCAAAGAAGTTCAAGCTGTTCAAAGAAACGAAGGATCGAAATTGCGAGGAGAACTTTTAA